The genomic segment GTCAATGAGTAGAAAATCGACTCCCATTACTTGGCCTCCCTTTTTGACGTTACGGGCAGGCCAGTGGCGAAGCATCCTCCCTACAATCTGTTGGTGTAGACGACCGGCCTTCAGATTAGCGAATGAAACAACGCTGGAATCCATAATAGATAATAGAAATTTTAGATTGTGGAGGAATTGTGTAGTGAATGAAATTAGGGAATATGGCATTATATAGGAATTGAAGAAACCGAAATTGAATGGATAGTAGTGGGACTACTATTGAAAGAGTAAGCATTGAAGGGCTGATTAGGCGGTTTCGGAAGATAACGAAATGTTGGCGAACAAGGCGGTGAGACATGAAGAGACGGGGTCCTTGAGGTCGGACGGCGGGAAACGGAGGAGAAGACATTCGTGGAAAAAGGGTTTTGTTGGAGGACAGAACAAACGGATAATTATATTTGGGCCCTGAGGATAAATTATAACTGGagttagtaagaaaaaaaaaggaatgtaGTTTGAAGAATGGGCTGTCTCTGATGGGCTTAGTTGATTTGTTAAGGCCTTATTACTCACAATTGTTTGCTGACGTGGAATTCTTAATTCCAGTTTTGTTAAGAAAGTTCATTCACTATTAAATTACATACTTTTACAATCGATTCACCAAAAGAGAAGTTTGAAAACCTGTAAATGATAAGAGAAGATCGATTACAATGAACTAACGATATGGGTTTGAAATAGAGAATCCTGGAACATGAAATTTCTATTGAGCATAGAATGAAACAATTAGATTTGAAGATCCTAGACCTGTTAAGGAGAAGAGAAGCATAAGAGAAGTGAGGCAATTGTTAGATTTCAAACCGTGAAGAAAtgtttaatctttttaaaatgCGGGAGAGATAGGCCAAAATTATCGAAAACCTTTTGGATCTGGGAGAGTTGCGGTCGTAGATATGGCAAACGTTCTAtggaaaaacagaaataattGTGTTTTAGCTGTTCTTTTAAAAGAGAAGTAAGGTTATGTTAGTGTTTAATTGTGACCgttatattgtatataaacaACGGTAGATATGTATAATTAGGTGATTAACACCTTATTTAATTATCCAATAAAAATTATAGGTCTTGTTTTTTGTTACTTTCCGTAATTTGGTtgtgttttaattgttgttattatttatttttcctctgACCTTTCCTGGCCattctttgtttttaacaatattAATGTATGATGTAAgaagtattaaatatatatgtatatcattttttaatatatatttaggaatataaataactaatatataatatagaaatttagaggacaaaactaataattttgtaaaaaaaagagGGGTTGTTAAGTTAAATTTtggtatattaattttactatGGTTTTTAAAATGGCTGGTTTTCTAAGTACAACTATATCCTCTATTGATCCATTATCAACGGATTTCATTGCCTCactttatttgttaatatttttacgCATTAATTTTGTAGTTTGggtttatatttaatttttaatggtatttgttttatatttgggttgcttatgttgtttgaGTGGACTGTTTTTAAATGTACTAGGTGTTGCATTAAGTAtaattttcttctctgttttatattttaggTTGCAGAATTGGGGTTTCTTAATAATACTTAGCTTTTTATGGAAATTTCTTATACTAAAGTGTTGAAAAAGTCAAATGATTTGGTATCTTCTGTAGATAACAAAATTGTTTTCTAGTGTTCAATCTAAATAAGATTATATTTCTcgtatatgtataattttctaATTACACTTTCTATTGTATACAAactgaaaaattttaaatatgtgttattttttattttaaaattaactgtatatatgcatgttgctttcttgttctgtCAGAATATTTTCAGTATAATATTTTCAGAGTGTTAACGCTTAACTTTTATCACTtttaataatagtatttgaGTACTATAAGCTGTTATTTTGCTTAGTTATATTGGTGCATGTGTAATGTTATTGTAAATCTAAATTCCTATATTTATAGAATAAACCTTAAACTCAATATTTTATAGTACTTTATGTTTGGACGATTAAACccgattttgttttctaactttTGAAATTCATTTGTTAACATTAGACCTAAGCCTTTAACcaaaagttaaataaaactTTCATCAAACTGTAAGTCAATTACCCATAATTTTAGAATCCAACAATAATAGTAGGGATGATAGAGTTTATTATTCTCTGCAATTAAAGGTAAAGAATTAACCCTACATATTCAACATACTATTAAAAAGTTCTCGCCGTTTTCACTGTCCCACCATGTTTTGCCCCATCTTCATATTTGCTCTCTCCTTGTTCTTTTCTTAGCCACTAAATTTGATACGAAGATTTGGCCACTTCAACTACTAAGAAgaatcaatctcttcttcttctgttccctCATAATCCTCATCATCTGATGACTCGTAATAATAAGCTCTGCAAGAAGGGAACATCATGTATATATTAGATCTAAtattaaatagatttttaaattatgataagAGTATGACAGATCCGTGAGGACTAAGGTTTAGCTGCCGGCTTTATAACGCGGGTATAAACACATCCATCTATGCATAGTAAGAACTTACAGGGAGGGATCTCTTGTAAATTCTTGCACTTCGTCACCAGGGAAAACATATGAACATCTCATTTGAGACATTAGATAATGAACAcctaaataaagaaaagtaagGTAAGATAGAATTTAATACAATATTTGGActgttttgtataatttactgTCGAAAATAGGAAAATACCTCCAAACGTAGATGTTCTCCAAAACATTAGCATACACATTATTTGTTCACCTTGATACGTAGGGTTTGCAACTATCCTATCcattttatagataaattcCAAACAGGTTTCTCCTACTGCCATACAATTAATCACCTTCTCACTtaagaggagaaagatgatgaaaataATACGATTATTTATGAGcgtgtgtatttttaaaaaaatctcaaatgaACGTcttttaataagtaattttgAAGGTAAGAAAGATTACTTACTCGATGTCTAGAACCGTAAAAGGAACTACATTCTTCTCACCATTGTATCCACCTTTGTAATCAAGGAAAGTCATATAAGTTCGTTCTCCGACTGTCAAGATTTTTCCACAAAAATCTagtaaaaggggaaaaaaaaatattagaaacatGAATCAAATGCAGATGGTGAACATAAAACAATTAAAGCATTGTAGGGGTAATCAATATACCAACACAACAGTTTCTCTCATCTGGTGTGGCATTTTCAAACTTTGTTCCATCTGTTAGAAGGAAAAAATTGTTTGAAGACCTGGGAGGTATTGAGGTGACCTTTGTTTCGCATGTAATCAATATTTTGAATTGATTGTTTGAGTTCTTTGACTCTTGCTGGGTTTCTCTCACTATGAACTTATAAATAAGGAACCACTTTCCCTGCTCCAATATGTGGACAAATAGATCGAAGTAATCTCTAGCTCTGATTTGAGCATCTATTCTTTTACCCTTGAAAAAAAGTCAGACGGGaatgatatgaatataagttaaaaaaactaaacatgCAGGATTAAAATTCTGAAATTGAAACTACCTTTTCATCcaccaaaatcaaacatttatAGTTGGGTCCTCCCAATATTATATGTGGTGTCCACAGCCGGAGTACTTTCACAGCAATACTCATTCTCGTCTTTGAAGGATTCAATTCTTCTATGTATGCAACCataattttagattatttgtTTTATGACTTGAATAGAAGAAGGAAAATGAAAGGTGAGTGGTAAGGATGATGAAAGATAAGTGTAAAGGAAGATGGAAGATGAGAAGTAAGATGAAAGATGAAGTATCCGTTTTTGAATCAAAGCCGAAAAGCGTTTAAAAATACAGAGTAGTAAATGTTGGATGGTAGTGGTATGTAAAAGGTCTGACTaatatttattgaaatcttaaaaataaagagaatcaaatctttttctttggaaGTGTGTCAAATGTTTTTTATTGGGCTTGGAGACTTGCATGCATTGGTTCctatttaaaaatgatttattttccaaaagtatttatattatgtatatgtataaacaTGTCCATaattaatatacaattttttattttaaatatagtacTTTTcggttataaaaaaatacaaacaatttAAACTAAACATTTGAATTACTTAATAAATAAGTTAACAATTGATTGAAATTATAACCTGTCATAGATAGCAAAAGAATATGGCCTAAAGTAATGAAAAGGACAATGAGACTGATGCGACTCAATTGATAGATCCCTGCCAAAGTGCAGCTACTTTTAGTAGTGATAGTAATTGtaatttatagtttatttttgtttttctttttaaaaaacaaatttagagaTAAGGACAATTGAAAAGTTGTAAAGTACTGGATTAATAGTGTTGAAAACCTAAGTTATAATATTCAAAGCAACCAAATTTTGTAAAGATGTTTGacgttttcaaattttgtaaaattaaaagtcatagtttaaagttttgttaagtttttgaAAGATAAAGTGTAAAACATTTAGAACAGTAAAGATGCTTATTTTAAATGTGTTTAGCTcacctttttttgttcttgcttaCCTTGATATCTGGATTTCTGTTCTATGTTCTCTTCTGGTAGGGCACATATGAATCGTTTAGCTTCCATCTGAATCGTTTCTATATTGATATAAAGTATTGAATTAGTTCCCGTTTCTTTAGTGTATcctaaatcaaaataaagatattGAAAATACTAATAAGTAAGAAATTAACGACAATGGGAAATTACTTACTTTTGCAATAgattcaacaaagaagaagatcgaaacctgaaaataagaagaaaaatcaatttcaaGCAAGTGAacaaatgtttataaaaaaggGTAAACTGGTACAATCGATTACCATCCTTTGAACATAGAAAGCAATTATAGAGTTGTAGATCTATAATCTCTATAGGGGAATAGAAGAAAAGGGAAATTTGAAAATCGAAAGATCTGGAGAGTAAATGTAGGTCAAACCTTCTGTGTTTCGGCATAGATCCGGAATAAATCTTGGAAACCTTTTTGATATTGCATTGAGGCGACGGTGATTGAAAACCACAGTGGTTTTTTTCCGACGATCTTTGGAAACCTTTAGGTGAATAAGTCGGATTAGTTCTCCccctccattttttcttttgacccACCGAATCCTCCCccaatttgttattttgttacatgatattaaattatgaagAGAGATTTTATTCTCGACCTGTAAATGAGAAGAGAATATCAATTTCAATTAATTTAacaaatgaattaagtaaaggAAAAACTTGTACAATCGATTTAAATCCTTTGAACATAGAAAGTAATTAAAAGATTTGTAGATCGATAATGTATAAAGGAGAATAGAAGAGAACTGAAAGTATTAAATCGTTAGATCTCGACAGTAAATGGAGGTTAAACCTTTTTGTGATTCCGCAGAGATACGGAATAAATCAAGAAACCCTTGTTGATATGGCATAGAAGCGTCGCTGAATGAAAACCATTGAAGTGACAGAGATTGAATGGAAAGTAGTGGGAGTACTATTGAAAGAGAAAGCATTGAAGGGCTGATTAGGCAGTTTCGGTAGAAAACGAAACGATGGTGATGGAGGCGGTGAAACATGAAGAGACGGGGCCGTTGAGGTCGGACGGAACCAAACGGCGGAGAAGACATTCGTGCAAAAGGGGTTTTGTAGGAGAACAGAGGAAACGGATAATTATATTTGGGCCctgaggagaaagaaagaaaagggaTGTAGGTTGAAGACTCGGCTGTCTCGGATGGGCTTAGTTGATTTCATAAGGCCTTATTACTCACAATTGTTTGCTGACGTGGCTGCACCATAAGAGAGGAAAgtctactttatatatatagattatatatgcTGCTTGTGCGTAAAAGACCCATCTAATTAGCACATAAAATCGACAAATAAAAACGTGTTACGTACAATGTTAGATAGAATAGATTCTACAAATTTGGATGATAATTGAAACCTAAACAGCttattataaatacaatattaaCTGTGACAACCTCTTTTGACGTAACCCATCGTTTAGAAATGAAATATTTCCTAGTCATATCATTTGAGGGTCATCTACTGCTTGGCATTTCCAGTTTTCCACGgtaaatttatactattaataCTTTAATCTACTTTTAAGGCAAATTATCTAAGTATAAATTAACATGAATCTCGGTGTCCAAAGTATCATAATAAATTGATGATATTAAGTGGATGAGTAGTATGTTAGTAATCTTGTTGcaaaaacaaatgttcaacCATCCACACACTCTGAAAAAGTCGTTTGGCTATCATCTCCATATCAAATgttgatatttattttagaaatggaTGATTAAAACTTCTTTGGATTATATACATGCGGCATTAACTGTGAAAACCCCCTTGACGTAAATCattaattaaatgttttgaaaacgatagtataatatttgacatattgTGAACATATTAGCAAATTGACGTTTATTTATTACTGTCGTTCTCACGGGGTTTTATTaaattctagatttttttttttatattcaaaatattttatgttttttttttttagaataattatcttttgttcttgaattttttcATATTCATAATCTACCAtttcttgtttataatttattttagctTCCAAGGCAAATTCTTAATTATGAGCATGAATATTGATCGATGTCTTAagtatccaaaaaaatatatgaagtgATGAGTTGTAATTTTCTAGCTGAAAGTAAAAATTGTGTTTAACCATCCTTGTCAAACTTCTTCAGATTGTAAACGAAACGACAAATTTTATTACAATGGTAAAATCAACTAATAAAATTGCAAGTTACATCATTTTTAATTTAGTCTCTTtcacacaaaagaaaaccatTCTTCCATTTTCATAGAGCACTTTGTTAAAGCTAAACCATATACCAAATTAGCcgtcaaaataattaaattctcaATGGCCAAGTCTTTAGTTTTTTACACTCTAAAAATAGAAGAGTAGACTTAGCTCACCAAAGAGACTAGTTCAGATTTAGTACCAGAGAAAATCTCTCCTTTTAACCCCACTCTTCTACAACTTCCTCACTTCCCCTGTATAAATACCAAACGAGTGAAACCATTGAGGTTTAGCAAAGAGAACACACAAGATGGGTCTCAATGCctccctttctctcttctccctcaCCATCTTACTCGTCTTCTCTAAGGTCGTTACAGCTGATAACATCACGCTAGCCTTTGAGAAATACTCCAATTTCAGCACCATGAGCAACCTCTTCACCCAGACTAAACTCACTGTACCCATCAGCAAATACCAAACCATAACCGTGCTCGCTGTTAGCAACGACGCTATCAGCTCCATCACAAACAGATCTGACGTCGAGCTAAAGAACATCCTCATGACTCATGTTATTCTTGACTACTACGATGAGCTCAAACTTCAGGGGATGAGGGAGAAGAGCATAATGGTTACTACCTTATACCAGACCACCGGTTTGGGAGAAGAGATGAATGGTTTCTTGAACGTTACCAAAATGGAAGGAAGAGTTTACTTCGGATCAGCAGTGAAGAACTCACCTTTAAACGCTGAGTATGTCTCAACTGTGTACCACAATCCATACAACCTTTCTATAATCGAGATAAGCATGCCAATCGTGGCTCCTGGACTCAGCCTTGCAGTTtttccacctccaccaccacccgTTCCTATAGTTCCATCACCATCTCCCATGGAAGCTTCAATGGTTCCTGCTCCATCTCCCATGGTGAATGCTACAACAGCACCAGGACCAGCTGATGTTGCCTCAGATATTGTTGTCCCAAAAACTACACCTACAACAGACACACCGGAGGCTGATTCACCTGCACCTGCTCCAACCGCAGATAATGAGAAAATTGAAGCTGCTGATAAGGCTaaaccatcttcttctgcttgtaAGGCAGGTTCGAGGTTTGATCTCATTCTTTTGCTAGCATTTTTCGCTAGCTTTGCTGGGTTCTAAGATAGGTGATGTTGGGTTGAAGACAATAATGGTAGGTGagtgagattcaaaacaatttttccGTAGCGTTTTTTAACCAAGAAGAGGGACACGACCACTGGAAGTGAAAAACCTAAGTGTAATGAACTTTCTACTTCTCATGCATTGTATCTATCAGCCATTTTGAATGCAAATGTGATGTTTGTTTTGCCCTATTGATTTTGTAACACATTCCTACGTGCGTTAGAAGTTGGACCATACTTCAACCAATGCAAAGAATGGTAAAGCCATACATGatcccaacaacaacaaaaacgcTTCTGCATCGGTTTGCTTCGTGAAACGAGATGAATCAAACTAGCCTTACAAATACGAGTTAAAATCCCAGAAAACTACATGGATCCTTACCAAACTAACCAGGCACTACAAAACAACGAGACTGCACTTAACAGTGCTCAtaccaaaacaataaaactgAACCTAGTAATCTGACATTGCTCTAGAAAATCTTCAATGGAGTCCTAATTATTTAAACTGAGGCTAAGCAGAAACAAAGAACAGATTGAGCACAATACGAGCCAATTTGCAGTCTCTCATTTGATCTTCTTTATGATGTCCTCAATGACTTGTTCCATATCAAGTGCTTTCATTGGTGCAAATGGACGTTTCATCTCCTACATAATGAGACAAACATTTCTGAATTTAGATGGAAAGACAAAGACATATTCATAATGTATACTCACAGTAacacaataaaattttattaacaaaatatgtTACCAAACTAAACTGCTtcagtatttttttcttatttcagaTTAGCATTCAACATGCCCCTATTAAATGTAAACGACAAAAACCAACTTATGATGTTCCTAAATGTCATTCGTAATGAATAAGGATCTAGAGTTGATTTTCATTCTCAGATTATATATGTGCAATGCATATAAAGCAAGTGGTGTTATGAAGTGAGACAAATTGAGATTTGTTTTCAAAGTATTAGAACAGAATGTTTTACCAAAAGACTGATGAATGTTTCGCCACCTTCTTTCCGGATCTCAAAGCAACCCCGCCTTGGCTATTCGAGCGCATCAAAAGAACAAATTAGCAGACGGAGAAGAAAGCCTTATCGAGCATAATGTGACAAACATTATCTAACATAGTTGTCAATAGCGACTAGTCATGACAACACATTCATCTTAAGTAAAATACTTACCTTTTCAGGATTCAGAGTCACCGTGCAGCCAGTAACAGCTCCCTCCAGACCTTCCTTCACCTGAATAGCCCTTGTCTTGAACGCATTGCATTGTTTACttcaaacaacataacaaaaagaaacctcTGTGAGATAAAAAGACATANTAGCCTTACAAATACGAGTTAAAATCCCAGAAAACTACATGGATCCTTACCAAACTAACCAGGCACTACAAAACAACGAGACTGCACTTAACAGTGCTCAtaccaaaacaataaaactgAACCTAGTAATCTGACATTGCTCTAGAAAATCTTCAATGGAGTCCTAATTATTTAAACTGAGGCTAAGCAGAAACAAAGAACAGATTGAGCACAATACGAGCCAATTTGCAGTCTCTCATTTGATCTTCTTTATGATGTCCTCAATGACTTGTTCCATATCAAGTGCTTTCATTGGTGCAAATGGACGTTTCATCTCCTACATAATGAGACAAACATTTCTGAATTTAGATGGAAAGACAAAGACATATTCATAATGTATACTCACAGTAacacaataaaattttattaacaaaatatgtTACCAAACTAAACTGCTtcagtatttttttcttatttcagaTTAGCATTCAACATGCCCCTATTAAATGTAAACGACAAAAACCAACTTATGATGTTCCTAAATGTCATTCGTAATGAATAAGGATCTAGAGTTGATTTTCATTCTCAGATTATATATGTGCAATGCATATAAAGCAAGTGGTGTTATGAAGTGAGACAAATTGAGATTTGTTTTCAAAGTATTAGAACAGAATGTTTTACCAAAAGACTGATGAATGTTTCGCCACCTTCTTTCCGGATCTCAAAGCAACCCCGCCTTGGCTATTCGAGCGCATCAAAAGAACAAATTAGCAGACGGAGAAGAAAGCCTTATCGAGCATAATGTGACAAACATTATCTAACATAGTTGTCAATAGCGACTAGTCATGACAACACATTCATCTTAAGTAAAATACTTACCTTTTCAGGATTCAGAGTCACCGTGCAGCCAGTAACAGCTCCCTCCAGACCTTCCTTCACCTGAATAGCCCTTGTCTTGAACGCATTGCATTGTTTACttcaaacaacataacaaaaagaaacctcTGTGAGATAAAAAGACATAAGTACCAGAAACAAATCCTAGTTTTCTCCATTTTCAGAAGGAACATGTCCTAATACGACATTGCAATTAAGGTTAAGCAAGACAAGAAGAGAACATAAACCATATAGTAAGCTCTTCTCATAAAAGGTGAAAAACACAATGCGAGCAAAACTAAAAGGCGTGTCATCTTCATTTGCCCCACTAATCAGTAATCACTGATACGAAAACTAATGCCGAATCGAGAAGAAACCCTAATAGAGAAGAATTAGAAAACCCTAGCTTCTACAGGGACACAAAAGTCTCAGTAAACTGTTCAATAACATCAAAAGTTATAACCTTTTAGCTTCAATTTCGAGGTGTATACCTAAATTTCCACTCTTACGAGTCCCTCCAAATTCTCATGAAATCTAAAGACAacacaaaaatccaaactttaccAGTGCTCTATGACAATCTTCGTTTTCGTCGGGTCCTCAACCTCTGGCTCTGGCTCTGCCTctgtctcttcttctgcttccttCTCAACTTCCTCAACTGCTTCGTCTTCCTTCTTTCCCTTCTTCGCTTTTCCAGTCTCAATCGCTGGCTTCTTCCTCTTCGCCTTCTTGGGCGAGGCAACCTTCACCGGTGTAGAGGCGGATCCAGCCGCTTTAGCACCGTTTTGTTGAGTCTCACTGCGAGTTCGACGACCCATGCTCCGAGTCACTCTAGACGATGCCGTCGTTAAAGGTTTCGCCTTTTCTTCCCCATCGGTCTTACTCTTTTTCGGCGGCATCGTAcggacaacaacaacagcaacagcaatAGTGTTTGGTCGCAAACAGTCTTCTTCTCCGTTCGCAACTTTTAAGAACTGCTTCTGATGTttggtctctctttctctctcttattaccgctctttcttactttttctGCTGATTGATTTGGATCAACGGTTTAGATTAATCCTcttgtgttttgcttttttaacCTTCGGAAAGTAATCTGAATGAACGGTAGAGATTTAACTTACGAGGGTTAAAATGTTTGACTTTGGCTACTGTTTTGCTTCTAAAGGCCACAACTACTTGCCGTTTTGATGTGGTGATagaatgattttatttttgattccAGTTACTATAAATTGTTAGaaatattgatttttctgattCACAAACTAAGATAAAATCTGTAAGTAACTTTAGTCTTTGTaaccttttttggttttttaagctttttggtcactaaaaacttttaaagagattttatttatcttcaatgatgattaatatatatactgaaattaaaaatatcctCCAATCTAaattttcaaaagaagaaaatt from the Camelina sativa cultivar DH55 chromosome 12, Cs, whole genome shotgun sequence genome contains:
- the LOC104730159 gene encoding uncharacterized protein LOC104730159 isoform X2 is translated as MEAKRFICALPEENIEQKSRYQGIYQLSRISLIVLFITLGHILLLSMTELNPSKTRMSIAVKVLRLWTPHIILGGPNYKCLILVDEKGKRIDAQIRARDYFDLFVHILEQGKWFLIYKFIVRETQQESKNSNNQFKILITCETKVTSIPPRSSNNFFLLTDGTKFENATPDERNCCVDFCGKILTVGERTYMTFLDYKGGYNGEKNVVPFTVLDIDEKVINCMAVGETCLEFIYKMDRIVANPTYQGEQIMCMLMFWRTSTFGGVHYLMSQMRCSYVFPGDEVQEFTRDPSLAYYYESSDDEDYEGTEEEEIDSS
- the LOC104730159 gene encoding uncharacterized protein LOC104730159 isoform X1 codes for the protein MEAKRFICALPEENIEQKSRYQGIYQLSRISLIVLFITLGHILLLSMTEELNPSKTRMSIAVKVLRLWTPHIILGGPNYKCLILVDEKGKRIDAQIRARDYFDLFVHILEQGKWFLIYKFIVRETQQESKNSNNQFKILITCETKVTSIPPRSSNNFFLLTDGTKFENATPDERNCCVDFCGKILTVGERTYMTFLDYKGGYNGEKNVVPFTVLDIDEKVINCMAVGETCLEFIYKMDRIVANPTYQGEQIMCMLMFWRTSTFGGVHYLMSQMRCSYVFPGDEVQEFTRDPSLAYYYESSDDEDYEGTEEEEIDSS
- the LOC104730159 gene encoding uncharacterized protein LOC104730159 isoform X4; this encodes MEAKRFICALPEENIEQKSRYQELNPSKTRMSIAVKVLRLWTPHIILGGPNYKCLILVDEKGKRIDAQIRARDYFDLFVHILEQGKWFLIYKFIVRETQQESKNSNNQFKILITCETKVTSIPPRSSNNFFLLTDGTKFENATPDERNCCVDFCGKILTVGERTYMTFLDYKGGYNGEKNVVPFTVLDIDEKVINCMAVGETCLEFIYKMDRIVANPTYQGEQIMCMLMFWRTSTFGGVHYLMSQMRCSYVFPGDEVQEFTRDPSLAYYYESSDDEDYEGTEEEEIDSS
- the LOC104730159 gene encoding uncharacterized protein LOC104730159 isoform X3, whose amino-acid sequence is MEAKRFICALPEENIEQKSRYQEELNPSKTRMSIAVKVLRLWTPHIILGGPNYKCLILVDEKGKRIDAQIRARDYFDLFVHILEQGKWFLIYKFIVRETQQESKNSNNQFKILITCETKVTSIPPRSSNNFFLLTDGTKFENATPDERNCCVDFCGKILTVGERTYMTFLDYKGGYNGEKNVVPFTVLDIDEKVINCMAVGETCLEFIYKMDRIVANPTYQGEQIMCMLMFWRTSTFGGVHYLMSQMRCSYVFPGDEVQEFTRDPSLAYYYESSDDEDYEGTEEEEIDSS
- the LOC104730159 gene encoding uncharacterized protein LOC104730159 isoform X5; this encodes MVAYIEELNPSKTRMSIAVKVLRLWTPHIILGGPNYKCLILVDEKGKRIDAQIRARDYFDLFVHILEQGKWFLIYKFIVRETQQESKNSNNQFKILITCETKVTSIPPRSSNNFFLLTDGTKFENATPDERNCCVDFCGKILTVGERTYMTFLDYKGGYNGEKNVVPFTVLDIDEKVINCMAVGETCLEFIYKMDRIVANPTYQGEQIMCMLMFWRTSTFGGVHYLMSQMRCSYVFPGDEVQEFTRDPSLAYYYESSDDEDYEGTEEEEIDSS
- the LOC104730159 gene encoding uncharacterized protein LOC104730159 isoform X6 — protein: MSIAVKVLRLWTPHIILGGPNYKCLILVDEKGKRIDAQIRARDYFDLFVHILEQGKWFLIYKFIVRETQQESKNSNNQFKILITCETKVTSIPPRSSNNFFLLTDGTKFENATPDERNCCVDFCGKILTVGERTYMTFLDYKGGYNGEKNVVPFTVLDIDEKVINCMAVGETCLEFIYKMDRIVANPTYQGEQIMCMLMFWRTSTFGGVHYLMSQMRCSYVFPGDEVQEFTRDPSLAYYYESSDDEDYEGTEEEEIDSS
- the LOC104730161 gene encoding fasciclin-like arabinogalactan protein 5, producing the protein MGLNASLSLFSLTILLVFSKVVTADNITLAFEKYSNFSTMSNLFTQTKLTVPISKYQTITVLAVSNDAISSITNRSDVELKNILMTHVILDYYDELKLQGMREKSIMVTTLYQTTGLGEEMNGFLNVTKMEGRVYFGSAVKNSPLNAEYVSTVYHNPYNLSIIEISMPIVAPGLSLAVFPPPPPPVPIVPSPSPMEASMVPAPSPMVNATTAPGPADVASDIVVPKTTPTTDTPEADSPAPAPTADNEKIEAADKAKPSSSACKAGSRFDLILLLAFFASFAGF
- the LOC104730160 gene encoding selenoprotein H-like; translated protein: MPPKKSKTDGEEKAKPLTTASSRVTRSMGRRTRSETQQNGAKAAGSASTPVKVASPKKAKRKKPAIETGKAKKGKKEDEAVEEVEKEAEEETEAEPEPEVEDPTKTKIVIEHCKQCNAFKTRAIQVKEGLEGAVTGCTVTLNPEKPRRGCFEIRKEGGETFISLLEMKRPFAPMKALDMEQVIEDIIKKIK